The following proteins come from a genomic window of Vallitaleaceae bacterium 9-2:
- a CDS encoding energy-coupling factor transporter ATPase yields the protein MESYTLKKVTFFYPKQTKAVLDALSFSINKGEFVTLCGPSGCGKTTLLRQLKTVLAPHGTVQGEILFEGKSLSQWDQRVQSATIGFVMQSPDNQIVTDKVWHELAFGLESLGIDTPTIRLRVAEIAAFFGIESWFHKSVAQLSGGQKQLLNLASIMAMQPSVLILDEPTSQLDPIAAAEFLATLGRINRELGVTVIMTEHRLEEVFPLADRVLVLDEGRLIGDGTPQEIGTYLKNIRHSMFLAMPIPMQIYARVDNQLECPITVRDGRTWLDAFVQHRPLNLVPTYSQKEKKKTHNPIITLEEVWFRYEQNATDVLKGLSMQIYEGELLAILGGNGTGKSTMLSLICGENTPYRGTVNVAGHAVGNKRNQILENGIGMLPQNPQTLFSHKTVFEDLVDGVGHDKEKKTRQEQVQYISQLCQLDKLLTKHPYDLSGGEQQRLALAKVLLLEPKILILDEPTKGLDAHFKSVFAGILHGLLQEGVTIIMVSHDIEFCAKYAKRCALFFDGKVVSENNTRNFFTGNNFYTTSANRMARQHIIDAMTPEDVISACGGDITPLESVDFSHVYPKKVKTLYPQNVQSRKKDKKHEGQVPIHQRYLSTRTLLAMIIIFLTIPLTMYIGIYYLGDRKYYFISMLIILQTMLPFVLIFEHRKPLARELIVIAVLCAIGVAGRAAFFMVPQFKPVVAIVIIAGVAFGGESGFLVGAIIAFVSNMFFGQGPWTPWQMFALGIIGFIAGILFQKGVLRKKTIELCIFGGISTFFIYGGIMNPAAVLMFQSHPTKEMFVLAYLRGIPFDLIHAVATVFFLFVIARPMLEKLERIKEKYGLIAVNK from the coding sequence ATGGAGAGCTATACGCTTAAAAAGGTAACGTTTTTTTATCCAAAACAAACAAAAGCGGTTCTTGATGCACTGTCTTTTTCGATTAACAAAGGAGAGTTTGTGACCCTTTGTGGACCCTCGGGGTGTGGTAAGACGACCTTACTTCGACAATTAAAAACCGTACTTGCGCCACATGGAACCGTTCAGGGAGAGATTCTATTTGAAGGCAAGTCTTTGTCACAATGGGATCAGCGGGTTCAAAGCGCTACTATAGGCTTTGTTATGCAATCGCCAGACAACCAAATTGTAACGGATAAAGTATGGCATGAATTAGCTTTTGGATTAGAAAGCTTAGGGATAGACACACCGACAATTCGTTTGCGTGTGGCTGAAATTGCCGCTTTTTTTGGAATTGAGTCTTGGTTTCATAAAAGTGTTGCTCAACTTTCAGGAGGGCAAAAGCAGCTTTTAAATTTAGCATCAATTATGGCAATGCAGCCTTCAGTTCTTATTTTGGATGAGCCGACAAGTCAGTTGGACCCTATTGCAGCGGCAGAATTTTTAGCAACGCTTGGAAGGATTAATCGTGAACTAGGTGTAACCGTTATTATGACAGAACATCGCTTAGAAGAGGTGTTTCCACTGGCAGACCGAGTTTTAGTGTTAGATGAAGGACGTTTGATAGGTGATGGCACACCACAAGAGATAGGGACATATCTAAAAAACATAAGACACAGTATGTTTTTGGCGATGCCAATTCCAATGCAGATATATGCGAGGGTGGATAATCAGTTAGAATGTCCGATAACTGTTCGGGACGGGAGAACGTGGCTGGACGCATTCGTTCAACATCGACCGCTTAACCTGGTGCCAACATATTCGCAAAAAGAGAAGAAAAAAACGCACAATCCAATAATTACCCTGGAGGAAGTTTGGTTTCGTTATGAACAAAATGCGACGGATGTTCTTAAAGGATTGTCGATGCAAATATATGAAGGTGAACTGTTAGCCATTTTAGGTGGAAACGGCACAGGAAAGTCAACAATGCTTTCGCTCATCTGTGGAGAAAATACGCCATATAGAGGAACGGTAAACGTTGCAGGACACGCCGTAGGTAATAAGCGTAATCAAATTTTAGAAAATGGCATAGGTATGTTGCCGCAAAACCCCCAGACGCTTTTTAGCCACAAAACAGTATTCGAAGATCTTGTCGATGGAGTGGGACACGATAAGGAAAAGAAAACGCGACAAGAACAAGTACAATACATAAGTCAATTATGTCAATTAGATAAGCTACTAACGAAGCATCCTTATGATTTATCCGGAGGAGAACAGCAACGCTTGGCATTGGCTAAGGTTTTATTGCTTGAACCCAAAATCTTGATTCTTGATGAGCCGACAAAAGGTTTAGATGCGCATTTTAAGAGTGTGTTTGCCGGTATACTTCATGGATTGCTACAAGAAGGCGTGACAATTATTATGGTGAGCCATGATATTGAATTTTGTGCCAAGTATGCGAAGCGGTGTGCTTTGTTTTTTGATGGTAAAGTTGTCAGTGAAAATAATACACGTAATTTTTTTACAGGCAATAACTTTTATACCACATCAGCAAATCGAATGGCACGTCAACATATTATAGATGCAATGACGCCAGAAGATGTCATCAGTGCATGTGGAGGCGATATTACTCCTTTGGAAAGTGTGGATTTTTCCCATGTATATCCCAAGAAAGTAAAAACTCTATATCCCCAAAATGTGCAAAGCCGAAAAAAGGATAAGAAGCATGAAGGGCAAGTGCCAATACATCAACGCTATCTGTCAACCAGAACACTCTTGGCCATGATTATAATTTTTCTGACGATTCCTCTTACGATGTATATTGGCATCTATTACTTAGGAGATCGAAAGTACTATTTTATCAGTATGCTTATTATCTTACAGACGATGTTACCTTTTGTATTGATTTTTGAACACAGAAAACCCCTTGCCCGAGAACTCATTGTGATTGCAGTTCTATGTGCCATAGGTGTAGCTGGGCGTGCGGCTTTTTTTATGGTGCCTCAGTTTAAGCCGGTGGTAGCTATTGTGATTATTGCTGGTGTAGCTTTTGGAGGAGAATCAGGTTTTTTAGTTGGTGCCATAATTGCGTTTGTATCCAATATGTTTTTTGGTCAAGGGCCTTGGACCCCATGGCAAATGTTCGCACTTGGTATTATCGGATTCATCGCGGGTATTTTGTTTCAAAAAGGTGTATTGAGGAAAAAGACAATTGAACTATGCATTTTTGGAGGGATAAGTACATTTTTTATTTATGGTGGAATAATGAATCCGGCAGCTGTGTTGATGTTTCAAAGTCATCCGACAAAGGAGATGTTTGTACTTGCCTATCTTCGAGGAATTCCTTTTGATTTAATTCATGCCGTAGCAACAGTGTTTTTTTTGTTTGTAATTGCC
- a CDS encoding energy-coupling factor transporter transmembrane component T, with amino-acid sequence MGDTFSKYHPIINFLFFSQVLIFSMFFMHPVLQCISFFSALTYAFFLRRKKTLNFSLKYMLPILVATALINPAFNHEGMTILTYLPNGNPLTLESIVYGISAAVMLMTIMVWFSCYNVVMTSDKFIYLFGRIIPSLSLILSMVLRFVPRFLTQLQWITRGQRALGKDVSYGNIIQRTKQGIKILSIMVTWALENAIETADSMKSRGYGLPGRSAFSIYLFDRRDQYALVFLIVCGIYMTMGIVFKGTYWRYFPTIQGVQVEAHAISLYVTYFCLCIAPVGINIEEKLKWRAIRLKR; translated from the coding sequence ATGGGAGATACCTTTTCAAAATATCATCCAATCATTAATTTTTTGTTTTTTTCCCAAGTCTTAATTTTTTCGATGTTTTTTATGCATCCTGTTTTACAGTGCATTTCTTTTTTTAGTGCACTGACGTATGCATTTTTTTTGCGAAGAAAAAAGACCCTTAATTTTAGTTTGAAGTATATGTTGCCGATACTTGTTGCTACAGCACTGATTAATCCTGCATTTAACCATGAAGGGATGACTATTTTGACCTATTTGCCTAATGGGAATCCATTAACGCTTGAGTCTATTGTGTATGGAATCTCTGCAGCGGTGATGTTGATGACAATTATGGTCTGGTTTTCTTGTTATAATGTCGTCATGACTTCGGATAAGTTTATATATTTATTTGGACGTATCATACCTTCGCTTTCTTTAATCTTATCCATGGTTTTACGTTTTGTCCCTCGCTTTTTAACACAACTTCAGTGGATTACTCGAGGACAAAGAGCGTTGGGAAAAGATGTGTCTTATGGAAATATCATACAGCGCACAAAACAAGGCATAAAAATTCTCTCGATTATGGTGACGTGGGCATTGGAAAATGCCATTGAAACAGCGGATTCAATGAAAAGTAGAGGCTATGGGTTACCTGGTCGAAGTGCATTTTCGATATATCTGTTTGACCGACGTGATCAATATGCACTTGTTTTTTTAATTGTTTGTGGAATCTATATGACCATGGGCATTGTTTTTAAAGGCACATATTGGCGGTATTTTCCGACGATACAAGGGGTACAAGTTGAAGCACATGCTATCAGCCTGTATGTCACATATTTTTGTTTATGTATCGCTCCAGTGGGCATAAATATAGAGGAGAAGTTAAAATGGAGAGCTATACGCTTAAAAAGGTAA
- a CDS encoding DUF4430 domain-containing protein translates to MQKNKKTFAVVFVILVLLLSVFIWEEKGSGNNMGTHVDDGFAINANKDTHDAISQKDEYLTDPVPEGKPLPVEPQDVQLGDGQYTATLSVSCKTILENMHALDKEKWELVPEDGIIFPATQVVFYEGESVFNLLQREMKKNNIHMEFVNTPIYNSAYIQGINNLYEFDVGELSGWMYKVNEWFPNYGASRYQLQDGDVIEWVYTTDLGRDVDGYVATGGQ, encoded by the coding sequence ATGCAGAAGAATAAAAAAACATTTGCGGTGGTGTTTGTAATCTTAGTGCTTCTTCTTAGTGTATTTATATGGGAGGAGAAGGGCTCTGGTAATAATATGGGCACCCACGTAGATGATGGGTTTGCAATTAATGCTAACAAGGATACGCATGATGCGATTAGTCAAAAAGATGAATATCTTACAGATCCTGTACCGGAAGGGAAACCACTTCCGGTAGAACCTCAGGACGTCCAATTAGGGGATGGCCAATACACAGCGACACTTTCGGTATCTTGTAAGACGATTTTAGAAAATATGCATGCATTGGATAAAGAAAAATGGGAATTGGTGCCGGAAGATGGGATCATTTTTCCTGCAACACAAGTCGTTTTTTATGAGGGAGAAAGTGTCTTTAATTTATTGCAAAGAGAAATGAAAAAAAATAATATTCATATGGAATTTGTTAATACACCTATTTATAACAGCGCATATATTCAAGGAATCAATAATCTATATGAGTTTGATGTAGGAGAACTATCTGGCTGGATGTATAAGGTGAATGAATGGTTTCCAAATTATGGCGCTTCACGCTATCAGCTTCAAGATGGGGATGTTATTGAATGGGTCTATACCACGGATTTGGGACGTGATGTAGACGGATATGTCGCTACGGGAGGTCAATAA